In one Mucilaginibacter ginsenosidivorax genomic region, the following are encoded:
- a CDS encoding RHS repeat domain-containing protein, giving the protein MDGSSSLSQYNYDDVTTGYNFVKQVISNLRRHYVANAAKTSPIQKLLSSEGYSYDHMGRRRSNSSQLQDSTNTIQGAVRVSLASYNEIGQLTKKGLHSINGTSNFLQNVDYRYNPRGWLTNINNPTLSVDGGITNTDTNDQFGMELKYDNAATPQYNGNIGSTTVKTTALSGTSYPALTYNYAYDKLNRLTNAVSTTTTPNDNFYNENVTYDVMGNITKLNRYDKPASSRIAIDSLTYTYVSGNKIDRIDELGTAAGFINGANQAAEYTYDGNGNQLMDLNKGLTQTYNMLNLPQTAVRAGISVAYIYDAAGRKLRKLSTSGSTTTVTEYVNGIQYEYTGTYPVISFIQTEEGRARKNGTVYKYEYDLKDHLGNTRLTTTWDPSDAANQLTPLNSQRNDYYAFGYTIQSLIGTLPSSPNHYLYNHKELQDETRLYDYGARFYDPVIGRWGAVDPLAEKGRRWSPYVYGFDDPIRFEDPDGMWPDWQAWGHEIKQSFVGHYQAIKQVLTTNPLTTAKKALVGMAINAQKHPVETILNAATGGNYDRAKESFTLIKSVVTDNAKTGGPIIGNSTANVVDVAGRSCRK; this is encoded by the coding sequence GTGGACGGCTCGTCGTCGCTGAGCCAGTACAACTACGACGACGTGACAACCGGGTACAACTTCGTAAAGCAGGTGATATCCAATTTAAGGCGGCATTATGTCGCCAACGCCGCCAAAACCTCCCCCATTCAGAAACTACTGTCGTCGGAAGGCTACTCCTACGACCACATGGGCAGGCGCAGATCGAACTCCAGCCAGCTTCAGGACAGCACCAACACCATCCAGGGGGCTGTACGGGTATCGCTGGCCAGTTACAACGAGATAGGCCAGCTGACCAAAAAAGGCCTGCATTCCATCAACGGTACCTCCAACTTCCTGCAGAACGTAGACTACCGCTACAACCCAAGGGGTTGGCTGACGAACATCAACAACCCCACCCTAAGTGTCGACGGCGGGATTACCAATACCGATACCAACGACCAGTTTGGCATGGAGCTGAAGTACGACAACGCGGCAACGCCGCAGTACAACGGAAACATTGGCAGCACCACGGTGAAGACGACGGCCCTGTCGGGCACCAGCTACCCGGCCCTTACCTATAACTACGCCTACGACAAGCTGAACCGGCTGACCAACGCGGTGAGCACCACCACGACCCCCAACGACAATTTTTATAATGAGAACGTGACCTACGACGTGATGGGCAACATCACGAAGCTGAACAGGTACGACAAGCCTGCAAGCTCCCGCATAGCGATTGACAGCCTGACGTACACATACGTAAGTGGGAACAAGATAGATCGGATCGACGAACTGGGCACGGCAGCGGGCTTCATCAACGGCGCGAACCAGGCGGCAGAATACACCTATGACGGCAACGGCAACCAGCTGATGGACCTGAACAAGGGGCTTACCCAAACCTACAACATGCTCAACCTGCCGCAGACGGCGGTCAGGGCAGGCATATCGGTCGCCTACATCTACGATGCCGCGGGCAGGAAGCTGAGGAAGCTGTCGACAAGCGGAAGCACGACCACTGTCACGGAGTACGTGAACGGCATCCAGTACGAATATACCGGGACCTATCCCGTGATTTCTTTTATCCAGACCGAAGAAGGGAGGGCGAGGAAAAACGGAACGGTGTACAAATACGAGTACGACCTGAAGGACCACCTGGGCAACACCAGGCTGACCACCACCTGGGACCCGTCGGACGCGGCGAATCAGCTTACGCCGCTGAATTCGCAAAGAAATGATTATTATGCGTTTGGGTATACCATACAAAGTTTGATCGGTACTTTGCCAAGTTCTCCAAATCACTATCTTTACAATCACAAGGAGTTGCAGGACGAGACGAGGCTATACGATTACGGCGCGAGGTTCTATGATCCGGTGATTGGAAGGTGGGGAGCGGTTGACCCGTTGGCTGAGAAAGGGAGACGATGGTCGCCTTACGTTTATGGTTTTGATGACCCAATAAGGTTTGAAGATCCTGATGGTATGTGGCCTGATTGGCAAGCATGGGGTCATGAAATCAAGCAAAGTTTCGTTGGCCACTACCAGGCAATTAAACAGGTTTTAACTACCAACCCTCTAACGACAGCGAAGAAGGCATTAGTGGGAATGGCGATTAACGCTCAAAAGCACCCCGTAGAAACTATATTAAATGCTGCTACAGGAGGAAATTACGATAGAGCAAAAGAAAGCTTTACGCTTATTAAGTCGGTTGTAACAGACAACGCTAAAACCGGAGGACCAATAATTGGTAATAGCACGGCAAATGTTGTAGATGTTGCGGGCAGGAGCTGCCGTAAGTAA
- a CDS encoding RHS repeat domain-containing protein yields MELKYDNAATPQYNGNIGSTTVKTAALSGTSYPALTYNYVYDKLNRLTNAVSTTTTANDNFYNENATYDVMGNITKLNRYDKPSTTRIAIDSLTYTYVSGNKIDRVDDLGTTAGFNNAVSQAGEYTYDGNGNQLMDLNKGLTQTYNMLNLPQTAVGAGISVAYIYDAAGRKLRKLSTSGSTTIVTEYVNGIQYEYTGTYPVISFIQTEEGRARKNGTVYKYEYDLKDHLGNTRLTTTWDPSDAVNQLTPLNSQRNDYYAFGYTIQSLIGTLPSSPNHYLYNHKELQDETGLYDYGARFYDPVIGRWTSVDPLAEKGRRETPYGYAFDDPMRFTDPDGMWPDWGALVNAVKGWFNTPTKFASDVSAGYQTSMGMVPAGTEKATNGTAVMWAIAAGVNAYSSQYNTGSRFEIESPVNTPKVNAQPEVPEAAVAPKTSAHTEPEAPQGGAYKDLSVGTDEQRHHLVADAVSPVSKKAGPSIVMKTTDHVLTGSWGNFKESKAFQAKQYEMISQGNFEGAMNMGIEDVQAKFGTKYDVGIQQAKAYADKLNKAKTSTTKE; encoded by the coding sequence ATGGAGCTGAAGTACGACAACGCGGCAACGCCGCAGTACAACGGCAACATCGGCAGCACCACGGTGAAGACTGCGGCCCTGTCGGGCACCAGCTACCCGGCCCTTACCTATAACTACGTCTACGACAAGCTGAACAGGCTGACCAACGCCGTGAGTACCACTACCACAGCCAACGACAATTTTTATAATGAGAACGCGACCTACGACGTGATGGGCAACATCACGAAGCTGAACAGGTATGATAAACCGTCGACGACCAGGATAGCCATAGACAGCCTGACGTACACTTATGTAAGTGGGAATAAGATTGACCGGGTAGACGATCTCGGTACAACGGCTGGTTTTAACAACGCGGTAAGCCAGGCGGGAGAGTATACCTACGATGGCAACGGCAACCAGCTGATGGACCTGAACAAGGGGCTTACCCAAACCTACAACATGCTGAACCTGCCGCAGACGGCGGTCGGGGCAGGCATATCGGTTGCCTACATCTACGATGCCGCGGGCAGGAAACTGAGGAAGCTGTCGACAAGCGGAAGCACGACCATTGTCACGGAGTACGTGAACGGCATCCAGTACGAATATACCGGGACCTATCCCGTGATTTCCTTTATCCAGACCGAAGAAGGCAGGGCGAGGAAAAACGGAACGGTGTACAAATACGAGTACGACCTGAAGGACCACCTGGGCAACACCAGGCTGACCACCACCTGGGACCCGTCGGACGCGGTGAACCAGCTTACACCGCTGAATTCGCAAAGAAATGATTATTATGCGTTTGGGTATACCATACAAAGTTTGATCGGTACTTTGCCAAGTTCGCCAAATCACTATCTTTACAATCACAAGGAGTTGCAGGATGAGACGGGGCTTTACGATTATGGCGCAAGGTTCTATGATCCGGTGATTGGGAGATGGACGAGTGTGGATCCGCTGGCGGAGAAAGGCAGGCGTGAAACGCCATACGGTTATGCTTTTGATGATCCGATGCGTTTTACAGATCCGGACGGAATGTGGCCGGATTGGGGCGCTTTGGTAAATGCAGTGAAAGGTTGGTTCAATACTCCGACCAAGTTTGCCAGTGATGTTTCCGCTGGTTATCAAACTTCAATGGGCATGGTGCCGGCTGGAACAGAAAAGGCAACAAATGGAACAGCAGTTATGTGGGCTATTGCTGCCGGAGTTAATGCCTACTCAAGTCAATATAATACTGGAAGTAGATTTGAGATTGAAAGTCCCGTAAATACTCCAAAAGTCAATGCTCAACCCGAAGTACCTGAGGCTGCAGTAGCACCAAAGACTTCGGCTCATACGGAACCTGAAGCACCCCAAGGAGGAGCTTATAAAGACCTTTCGGTAGGGACGGATGAGCAAAGACATCATTTAGTGGCTGATGCCGTCAGCCCTGTCAGCAAGAAAGCAGGACCATCGATAGTCATGAAAACTACCGATCATGTCCTTACAGGAAGCTGGGGTAATTTCAAAGAATCAAAGGCTTTCCAGGCTAAGCAATATGAAATGATTTCGCAAGGCAATTTTGAAGGCGCGATGAACATGGGTATTGAAGACGTTCAGGCGAAATTCGGCACAAAATATGATGTCGGCATACAGCAAGCGAAAGCTTATGCAGATAAGTTAAATAAAGCAAAGACATCAACAACCAAAGAATAA
- a CDS encoding DUF4265 domain-containing protein yields the protein MKDKVLLVYKDEENYQIESVWSTKVGNYYRIDNIPFFAKNIAPGDIVSIQDDDGQLFFDELIEASGNSVVRIIFFSENDITRVTKELEMLGCNWEGSHLNKLISIEIPKSIPYGIVKKYLEHGLKAGIFDYQEACLGFK from the coding sequence ATGAAAGATAAAGTATTGTTAGTCTATAAAGATGAAGAGAACTATCAAATAGAAAGTGTTTGGTCGACAAAAGTTGGAAATTACTACAGGATTGATAACATACCCTTTTTTGCTAAGAATATAGCACCAGGTGATATCGTATCAATACAAGATGATGATGGTCAGCTGTTTTTTGATGAGTTAATAGAAGCCTCCGGGAATAGTGTAGTCCGAATCATTTTCTTTAGCGAGAATGACATTACTCGTGTAACAAAAGAATTAGAAATGCTTGGTTGTAATTGGGAAGGAAGTCATCTAAATAAATTGATCTCTATTGAAATTCCCAAAAGCATTCCCTATGGTATAGTTAAAAAGTATTTAGAGCATGGGCTTAAAGCGGGTATTTTTGACTACCAAGAAGCATGTTTAGGCTTTAAGTGA
- a CDS encoding DUF6443 domain-containing protein, with protein sequence MELPKKIYKSFLLMAGVFFTVSATHGQTSTQNYIRTRVPRVPIATNTRLDQLTGVKDSVMTTIDYVDGLGRPLQTVQMQASPAGYDVILPHTYDAFGREAVTYLPYRTTNTSYGAYRSDALTTGAGVRAFYNPANGTAEGQQTSGVVLTPYPYSVTGFEASPLNTVIEQGAPGQAWQPGAAPDAASNKNTLRMVQTINDQSAFSTTNVTSSNTGSRMAALYTATVNTNGSRLLVRAGNTATYGSGQLFVSIARNENWKPTDGCFGTTEEYKDKDGHVVLKRTYNIKGSTAQMLSTYYVYDDIGNLCFVLPPGAKPDSAAAISKSTLDNFCYQYRYDARGRLFQKKVPGKGWEFTIYNALDQAIATQDSVQRMKASQEWTITKYDALGRPVITGIFQNGSSGTDNHVAVQALADAVTTLWEAPATTGSTGYTGNAWPNTYTTTLTVSYYDLYTNVLGIPSLYNQQSNTLYTKRTTGLQTATKTLVLNTTGDYLWTVPYYNEDGQVIRTFSQHYVGGSSALSQYNYDDVATGYNFNKQVAFTYHLHYVANAARTSPVQKLMSSEGFSYDHMGRRRSATSQLQDSTNAVQGTIRVSAAYYNELGQLTRKGLHAINGTLNFLQNVDYRYNARGWLTNINNPTLSADGGITNTDTNDQFGMELKYDNAATPQYNGNIGSTTVKTAALSGTSYPALTYNYAYDKLNRLTNAVSTTTTTNDNFYNENVTYDVMGNITKLNRYDKPASSRIAIDSLTYTYVSGNKIDRIDELGTAAGFINGANQAAEYTYDGNGNQLMDLNKGLTQTYNMLNLPQTAVRAGISVAYIYDAAGRKLRKLSTSGSTTTVTEYVNGIQYEYTGTYPVISFIQTEEGRARKNGTVYKYEYDLKDHLGNTRLTTTWDPTDAANQLTPLNSQRNDYYAFGYTIQSLIGTLPSSPNHYLYNHKELQDETGLYDYGARFYDPVIGRWTSVDPLAEEERRASLYNYTFDDPIRHTDPDGMFGEDINDGGEGDCCGDPTTAAKVTAGGIMGGGLALGGTIALGGAPTGPGNALTLPVAGVVIVGAAAGAGFMWVMDKIFNSNSNASQSSSNASQSQSPNTTQRKDSPTSLEEKAAKLNQKDRSGKDFTPAGSKVVKDLNAEKNNGTMHCDSCGVVVEPAKQHKKGVTPPDNEAHVDHDKRKRHGGRGNPDNGKVKCRKCNLDKG encoded by the coding sequence ATGGAATTGCCAAAAAAAATATATAAGAGTTTCCTGCTAATGGCAGGAGTGTTTTTCACCGTAAGCGCGACGCACGGCCAAACCTCCACCCAAAACTACATCCGTACCAGGGTGCCGCGCGTACCCATCGCTACCAATACCCGGCTTGACCAGCTGACGGGGGTCAAGGATTCTGTAATGACGACGATAGACTACGTGGACGGCCTTGGCCGGCCGCTGCAAACGGTACAGATGCAGGCATCGCCTGCGGGGTACGACGTGATTCTGCCCCATACTTATGATGCCTTTGGGAGGGAAGCCGTAACGTATTTGCCCTACCGGACAACCAATACCAGCTACGGCGCTTACCGCAGCGACGCACTTACCACGGGTGCGGGTGTAAGGGCTTTTTATAATCCGGCAAACGGTACCGCCGAGGGGCAGCAGACGAGCGGGGTGGTGCTTACGCCTTATCCATATTCGGTTACCGGCTTTGAGGCCTCGCCACTGAACACGGTAATTGAGCAGGGTGCGCCCGGGCAGGCCTGGCAGCCCGGGGCCGCGCCGGATGCGGCCAGCAACAAAAATACGCTGCGCATGGTTCAAACCATCAACGACCAAAGCGCATTCAGCACCACTAACGTCACCTCGTCCAATACCGGCAGCCGGATGGCGGCCCTGTATACCGCGACGGTGAACACCAACGGCAGCCGGTTGCTGGTACGCGCAGGCAATACGGCCACCTACGGCAGCGGGCAGCTGTTTGTGAGTATTGCCCGCAACGAAAACTGGAAACCAACCGACGGTTGCTTTGGCACCACGGAGGAGTACAAGGATAAGGACGGCCATGTAGTGCTTAAACGGACGTATAACATTAAAGGCAGCACGGCCCAGATGCTGAGCACCTATTACGTGTATGACGACATTGGGAACCTGTGCTTCGTGCTGCCGCCGGGGGCAAAGCCGGACTCGGCGGCCGCTATCAGCAAAAGCACTCTTGACAACTTCTGCTACCAATACCGCTACGATGCCCGGGGCAGGCTATTCCAAAAAAAAGTGCCGGGCAAAGGATGGGAATTTACCATTTACAATGCGCTTGACCAGGCTATAGCTACCCAGGATTCGGTACAGCGGATGAAGGCGAGCCAGGAATGGACGATAACCAAGTACGACGCGCTGGGCAGGCCGGTGATTACGGGTATTTTTCAGAACGGCAGCAGCGGTACCGATAACCACGTAGCCGTGCAGGCGCTGGCCGATGCGGTTACCACGCTTTGGGAGGCTCCCGCTACCACGGGCAGCACCGGCTACACGGGCAATGCCTGGCCCAATACCTATACCACAACGCTCACGGTGTCTTATTATGACCTGTATACCAACGTACTCGGTATTCCGTCGTTGTACAACCAGCAAAGCAATACGCTGTACACCAAGCGGACAACCGGTTTACAAACCGCGACGAAAACCCTGGTGCTGAACACCACGGGCGATTACCTGTGGACGGTGCCCTATTACAACGAGGACGGGCAGGTGATCCGCACGTTCAGCCAGCATTACGTGGGCGGCTCGTCGGCACTGAGCCAGTACAACTACGACGACGTGGCCACCGGGTACAACTTTAATAAGCAGGTAGCGTTCACCTATCACTTGCACTACGTCGCCAACGCCGCCAGGACGTCCCCGGTGCAGAAGCTGATGTCGTCCGAGGGGTTTTCCTACGACCACATGGGCAGGCGCAGGTCGGCCACCAGCCAACTGCAGGACAGCACCAACGCCGTCCAGGGCACCATACGGGTATCGGCGGCCTATTACAACGAGTTGGGGCAGCTGACCAGGAAGGGGCTGCATGCCATCAACGGCACATTGAACTTCCTGCAGAACGTAGACTACCGCTACAACGCGCGGGGCTGGCTGACGAACATCAACAATCCCACCCTAAGCGCCGACGGCGGGATCACCAATACTGATACCAACGACCAGTTTGGCATGGAGCTGAAGTACGACAACGCTGCAACGCCGCAGTACAACGGCAACATCGGCAGCACCACGGTGAAGACTGCGGCCCTGTCGGGCACCAGCTACCCGGCCCTTACCTATAACTATGCTTACGACAAGCTGAACCGGCTGACCAACGCCGTGAGTACCACTACCACAACCAACGACAATTTTTATAATGAGAACGTGACCTACGACGTGATGGGCAACATCACGAAGCTGAACAGGTACGACAAGCCTGCAAGCTCCCGCATAGCGATTGACAGCCTGACGTACACATACGTAAGTGGGAACAAGATAGATCGGATCGACGAACTTGGCACGGCAGCGGGCTTCATCAACGGCGCGAACCAGGCGGCGGAATACACCTATGACGGCAACGGCAACCAGCTGATGGACCTGAACAAGGGGCTTACCCAAACCTACAACATGCTCAACCTGCCGCAGACGGCGGTCAGGGCAGGCATATCGGTTGCCTACATCTACGATGCCGCGGGCAGGAAACTGAGGAAGCTGTCGACAAGCGGAAGCACGACCACTGTCACGGAGTACGTGAACGGCATCCAGTACGAATATACCGGAACCTATCCCGTGATTTCCTTTATCCAGACGGAGGAAGGCCGGGCGAGGAAAAACGGAACGGTGTACAAATACGAGTACGACCTGAAGGACCACCTGGGCAACACCAGGCTGACCACCACCTGGGATCCGACGGACGCGGCGAACCAGCTTACGCCGCTGAATTCGCAAAGAAATGATTATTATGCGTTTGGGTATACCATACAAAGTTTGATCGGCACTTTGCCAAGTTCTCCAAATCACTATCTTTACAATCACAAGGAGCTGCAGGACGAGACCGGGCTATATGATTATGGCGCAAGGTTCTATGACCCGGTGATTGGTAGGTGGACGAGTGTTGATCCATTGGCGGAAGAGGAAAGAAGGGCTTCCCTATACAACTATACCTTTGATGACCCTATTAGACATACAGATCCTGATGGGATGTTTGGGGAAGATATCAATGATGGCGGCGAGGGTGACTGTTGCGGAGATCCTACTACAGCTGCAAAAGTTACTGCCGGTGGTATCATGGGTGGAGGCTTGGCATTAGGTGGGACTATTGCACTGGGGGGAGCTCCAACTGGACCTGGAAATGCGTTAACATTGCCTGTTGCTGGGGTTGTTATAGTTGGTGCAGCAGCTGGTGCTGGATTCATGTGGGTCATGGATAAGATATTTAATAGCAACAGTAATGCGTCACAGAGCAGCAGTAATGCATCACAATCCCAATCCCCAAATACGACTCAAAGAAAGGATAGTCCAACAAGTTTAGAAGAAAAAGCTGCTAAACTAAACCAGAAAGACAGATCCGGCAAGGATTTTACACCAGCTGGATCAAAAGTGGTAAAGGATTTAAACGCAGAAAAAAATAACGGAACAATGCATTGTGATAGCTGTGGCGTTGTTGTTGAACCTGCTAAACAACATAAAAAAGGTGTAACTCCTCCTGATAATGAAGCGCATGTTGATCACGACAAACGAAAGAGACATGGCGGAAGAGGCAATCCAGATAATGGAAAAGTTAAATGCCGAAAATGTAATTTAGATAAAGGTTAA